Part of the Lolium rigidum isolate FL_2022 chromosome 6, APGP_CSIRO_Lrig_0.1, whole genome shotgun sequence genome, TTTCTGGTTGAAGTCACCCCTTCCCCTTATTGCGCGGCCAGTGCCACCTAATCTCCTAGACGACCGTCGGTTCCCCCGGGGTGACCACTAGATCTGCAAACCGGTAGGATCCCCGAGCTGCTGGAGAAAGACTCCTAATATGGCACCGGCCTTCTGCTTGCCTCCTCAACGAGACGGTGTTGTTGGCCTCCTCTTTGGCTCATTTCTATGCATTATTTACACCATATGATGCATGAACATAGCAGCAGAGTAGATTTCGATTAGATCGGGTAGGGTTGCATCCATGTATACCAGGATTCAATCCATGCTAAGAAACTTGTATAGACTTTTGTTTTGGATGGACTTGGCGGATGATAGAAAATCTCTAATGGCAAGGATGTCATCCTGAACATTTTTGTCCCGCCTTAAAAACTtatttgaaaacaaaaacaaaatcggTTTTCATATCTAGCACAGTTATGGTGCTATTGTTTTAAGGTTGTGGGCCAGGATAATATTCAAAAATGTTGAGGGAACCTGAAATACAAGTCGGAATACAACTACAACCTCAAATCTTGAAACATATCTTTGGTCTAGATAGAGGGATCCTTTGGACCCCAGTGCCAAAATGGATATCCATTTTTTTTGGAACAATGAGGGGTCCCGAAGGACCCAGAACCATTGCTTATGTATTTAAGGTAAAATGTACAGTGAGGTACATGACCCAAAAGAATAAGAGCTACAAGTTAGTCCTAAAATTTTATAAGAACGGCCCTAGATAATAAAACTAGATTGCAGTGTGGTCCTAATCAATCCCCCCCAAACTGCATCTTACACGAGGAACGAATCGCAACGAGGCTAGGACGAAGCCACTTGGCCTAGTATGCTAGCCATGCTGCCGACTGAAGGAAGCTGAAGCTACCatgcctcccaaattgcgccacgACCTAGATGTAGAAGAAAAGTCTGCATTAAATGCTTGCTTGATCGACAAACACCAACACTCCGCGAGAGGCAGCCCTTTGGCCAGACGATACATGGTTGGGTGTAAATACACACGCTGAAAACCGCAGTTGATGAGCACCAAAGAAACTTGATGCACCTCCTTGTACCTTCATGATCCGCAACTCCGCTTCATATGTTTCTTCGCCATGATGGCTGGAGAAGCAGGAGAAACCTGCAACACCCGACAGACACGGGGAACTTACGAGCTTATTCGAGGTAGAGCTCCGGGTAGACCTCCACACGCTGCCATCCTCGAAGGATACCGAGCAGGGAAGAGACCTCGCCACAGCCAAGTGCCGCATGCCGACGCCGAACAAGAGCTCCAAAAGACACGCTAGTCGCCATGGGGGCAAAACCTAGACACCTAACCTTATACCTAGTCCTAGGCTATAGCTATACAAGCATGGGACCCTCGCCCTTCTCAACGCTGGCCACCGCtggagaggagggggaggggtcAGTCAGCCTCTAGATTTGGAAGAACGTGAGGAGGTGGAGGTAATGAGGGAGGTAGGATAGGGAAGGCAGTTCTTGGGATATCCATTTTTTACTATCATAATCTCACATACTGAGACCAAGAAAATCATTTTTTAAATACGTATTTCAACAAAAATTAAATTTGTTGGTACATGCAGTTCAACAAGGCGAGGCTAGAGGATATGCATCACCTGGAGTTGCAGCCGAGGTAGCCCTTGGGTCCGCATGCTAAATTGTCTAGAAGATTATCTTGTTATACTTCCCTAATTATTTGTAATTATTTATGCCATGTCAAAGCCAAAAATTGGATTGTGTGATAGATTACATGATCAAGTGAGCATTATGTTACAATCACGTCTTGTTTTCGTTCCTATGTTTTCGAGAAAACTGCAAGTAAAAGAGGCTATAACATGATCAAGTGAGCATTATGTTATAATCTCACATTCATTGTCGTTGAATCTACATGGGTGGTGAGATTTGATTTCTTTCTTTAAAACCTAGTAGTAAAAAAGATATGATCTTAATGTGCCAGGGTGGATAGCTACTGTCCAATGCATGTGACCACCATGCTTCCTTTGTTTAAAGCGCACTGGCGCCTCTTACCGAGGTTCAATATATTCCCGTTTACATGGATGCATTATGCTTACCACACTCTCTGCTTGGCATAGCTCTTATCATGCTAGTGCAAATAGTTCTTGTCGGATTAGCTAGTTGTATCTGTAGACTCTATATGAAAAAAGAAATCACCATTACGAGGTGTTTAAGTTGTGAAATACTTCTTGGAATAGGATGCATCAAGAAACATATCAGATGCTAAATTGGCATTGTATGATAGAGAGATTAGGTTTTGGGGATCAACTATCGAGGAATCATGAGTAACATGCACACCAATTGTATAGTAGCAAGTTGATATAGCTCAAGTAGGGTCGCCGTGACTGCAATTGGACACCCAGCTGGCATGGAGGAATCACCACCCTTTTAACCGTCTAACAAATGATCGATTCGGATCTCATGGTTTTCTACATAGCTTCAACATGCAACAAACAGACCTCCAACATGCAAAAGAAAACCAAGGGGAAAATGAGATCTTTTATTATAGGAGAAAAAAAACAACTCTAACTTGTAATGTTCTTTGGGCTGGCCTTTGGGCCGTCAAAGGGCGTCTCGTCTATAAAGATGTCCCTCATATTCCCAAGCACTTGAGACCTTCCCGGTTTCTATTGAAAAAAATCGAGACCTTCCCGCTGGTAAGCCCGCGGAGAGACACAGCGCTGCGCCGGTGGATGCTACGCCGAGCTCCCAGGCTGCTCGCCGGCGTAAACCCCTCCCTTCTCCTCCAAAACCCCACGCCTCCCAGCCCGCGCCGCCTTCTCGCCTTCCTCCACCATGCGCCCACCGACATGGACGCACACCACCTGCTCGACGAAACGCCCGGGAGAACACGGGCCAGCTTCATCGTGCGCGCGCTCAGGGACGAGCCGCCCCACGACGCGGAAGCCCTCCACTGCTCCTCCATAAAGTCCGGCGCCGTGCTGGACCCGCCCGTGCGCACCTCGCTCCTCACAGCCTACGCCCGGAGccgccggggcgccgccgccgacgtgcgCGCCGCTCTGGCGCTCTTCCACGAGGCCGCCGACCCGGACATGATCCTGTGGAACGCCGCGGTCAGTACCCTCGCCCGTAGCTGCCATCTCGCCGACGCCGTGGCTCTTTTCCGGCAGATGGCGGCCGTGCTCGGGACGTTCGATTCGACGACCGTGGCGGTCATGCTCTCGGGGGCGTCGCGGGCCGGCGACCTGGAGCTCGGGACAGCGATTCACGCCGCGGCCGTGAAGAGAGGCCTTGCAGACACAGAGCTGAACCTCTGCAATGCTCTCGTCGACATGTACGCCAAGTGCGGACGCTTCCGCGCTTCCGAGACCGTGTTCTGGAGCATGCTGTGCTGGGACACTGCCTCTTGGAATTCTGTGATAGGCGGAAGCGCGTTCAACGGACTTTTTGAGGTTTCGGCTCGTTACTTCAGGGACATGGCCCGGTCGGCGGTTCCGGTGGATGAGGTGACGCTGTCTTCTGTCCTTTCAGCCTCTGCTCGCGCAGACGATCTTTTCTCCTTTGGGAAGTCTGTTCATGGCTGTGTCGTTAAAAGCGGTTACGAGTACACGGCGTCTTGCTCGGTACCGAATTCCCTGATAACATTTTATTCCCAGCTTGGGTTTCCCGAGGATGCAGAGACGGTCTTCTTGAAAATTCCTAACAGAAACTTGGTATCGTGGAATGCTATGGTCAAGGGACTGGTGGAGAATGAAAAGGTCAGAGAAGCCCTCGGTATTTTCCGAGAAATGACATCAGAGTTCCAGCCAGATCTTGCCGCTTTGGTTACCGTAATTTCAGGCTGCGCTGATCAAGGACTACTGTGTGAAGGAAAAGAAATCCATGGATACGTAGTCAGGAAAGGCCTCCTAAATGATGATGAGGAGTCTTGTATAGGAAACAGCTTGCTTGGTTTGTATATGAAATGTGATGATTTGGCTACTGCGAACCTTTTGTTCAGGGCAATGCCTACAAGAGACCTGATCTCATGGAACACAATAATTTCTGGTCACTCAAGAGATGACACACTGAGAGTAGAGGCTCAGGCTATGTTCAAAGAGCTGCTTTCTGAAGGTTTAAGCTGCACCTTGACAACTATACTAGCTGTTCTACCTTCATGCTCTCGTCCGGAAGACCTTGGCTTTGGCAAAGCAGTTCACTCTCTTGTCCTCAAGAATGGATTTGCAAGTGGAGTTTCAGTTGTTAATGCTCTGATGCACATGTACATATGCTGTGGGAACTCATTGGCTGCCTTCGTTCTGTTGGGAAGTATAATGGCAGTGTCGGATATTATTTCATGGAATACAGTCATAGTAGGATGTGTACATAATGCACTACATGGAGAGGCGTTGGAAGCATTTCGGTTCATGCATTCAACTTTGCGAGTAAATCCTGACAGCGTTACGCTTGTTAGTGTTTTATCAGCATGCGGAACCCTTAAACTGCAGTCCCTAGGAAAGTCCATCCACTGCATGTCACTGAAGCTGCTTGCATGCAGTTTGAGGGTTAAGAATGCCCTGTTAACCATGTATTTCCGGTTTGCAGATACTGAAAGTGCCGAGTTAATCTTTTATAGTCTCGGAGATGAGAAATTTGTGCTCCTGAAATTGTATGATCTCTGGTTTTGCACAGAATAACCAAGGCTGGAGAGCGTTACAGTTCTATCAGAAGATGGAAGATTTTGCGCCTAATGAAATGTCTACTGTTGGTATTATATGTGCTTGCACTCAACTCGGGGATCTTAGACATGGAAAGAGCATACATGGGCGTGTGGTCAAGTCTGATCTTCAaaataatgtctttgtttcagcatcTCTAGTTGATATGTACAGTAAGTGTGGAAGACTCAGCAGTGCTGTCAAAGTATTTGAATCCTCTGCTGAAAAATCGATTGCCTGCTGGAACTCCATGATATCAGCTTTAGGATTTCATGGGCATGGGTTGCGACCGATAGAGCTTTTCTGCAAGATGATTCAGTCTGGAATTAAAGCCACAAGAAGTACTTTTATTGCTCTTTTGTCAGCTTGCAGTCATTCTGGACTCACTGATGAAGGATGGAAGTATTACCACCTTATGTCAGAGAAATTTGGGATTACTCCTACAGCAGAACACCATGTATTCATGGTAGACATGCTTGGGCGTGCTGGTCGGCTGCAGGATGCACATAAATTTGTGGAGAGTTTACCATCCAACGAAGCACATGGAGTTTGGGGCGCACTGTTAAGTGCTTGCAGTTACACGCCTGAGCTCAAGATGGGCGAGTCCATTGCCAAGCATTTGCTCTGCCTGGAGCCTGAAAATAGCGGTTATTATGTGACTATTTCTAACCTGTATGCATATCAAGACATACCATGCGGTGCAGTCCAGGTTAGGGGCATTTTGCAAGATAAAGGATTGATGAAGCCGCGTGGTCCCAGCATTGTTGGATAAAGGGTGGCAAATGATCATGGATTCATGGAAGCTATGATTCTTACACGTGAGTCTATTTGTGCACTGCACTGCTGAACATTCACAATTCCAGATATGATGTTATCATGGTTATTTCTTATTGATTGATCTTTTCCGTGTATATCTCCAATAAACCAAAGGTGAAGACTGGAGAAGTACTGCCTGTGGCGTCATCACCTCCCAGCAAAAAGACAAGGAAGGTATATCATATTTCTACTCAAATATTAGTATGTTAACTTTCTACATGGCATTAGAACAGCCCTTCTTTTGAAAATTAAGAAGTCCCTGTTGGCTACGACGTGGATCTTTTCCAATCAATAAACTGTCTTTGGTTCTGTTTATTTCTCTAAAAGAATGTGAACTCTTATTGCTTCGCTGTGTTTGCTTTATAGGTAACAAGGGGAGAGCCCCTGCACATTGATCCTTTGGACCAGAGTTCTGGTGAGCTGCTACCAAATGTAAAGACTGGAGACGTGCTGCCTTGGGCATCATCACCTCCTAGCAAAAAGACAAGGAAGGTGTACCAGGTTTCTGCTCAAGTATTAGTATTTTAACTTTTTATATGGCATCTAGCAATCTTTCTTGTGAAAATTGTGAGATCCCTGTTTGCTATTCCGTGTATCTTTCTCCATTCATGAAACTGCCTTTGGTTCTAGTTTTTTGAAAAGAACGTGAACTCTTATCACCTCGCTGTGTTTGTGTTTCAGGTAACAAGGGAAGAGCCGCTGCATGTGGATCTTTTCGACCAGAGTTCTGGTGAGCCGCTACCATTACCAATTCAGGATTTCATCGAGGAGCGGAGAGCCTACTTTGCGGAGATCGATGCGTTTGAGATGGTTGAGGAGTTCGTTTCATCAGGAAGTGATCTACAGTAGATGTTTTCGACCTTCTGCTTCGTGCTTTATATGAAGTATATAAGTTGGATATATACACAGGAAATGGAAGAGAACAAGCACATATTGCACATGCGTATAGTCTTGTAGAAATTAGCAGAGTTTCCTCGTAGATTGCGGAGTGAAGTGTAGTATTGCAATGACTCCCTTAGATTGCCATATCCTCCACTGGTAGTAATAAGCAGTCTCAGTTAAACCTCTGTAGTAAATATAAAGGGTGGTGGTATAATACTGGTGGATCTTACATGTGTTGCACTTGTCAGGCATCGTGAATTGGGATGATATAGTTAATATTGCTGCTACCATTTATATATGGGTTAATTAGATATATGCCACTGCAATCATTGCGTATTTGAGAAATGCCACTAAAATTTTCAGCTTTCGAAATATGCCACTGCAATTCTCAAGATTCTTCGAGAAACGCCACTCTCAGCCTTCCAAAAACGACCCTGCAGAAAAAAACACTAAAATTGTTCTCACTTTTTACTTGTTTTCGTATGGTGGGTGGTTGCTTTTGGTCAAAACGCTTCATTCTTCATGTTTTAGGTGTGATGGCTACTAGGAGGACTAGATCACAAATTCATGATGTTTGTTTTCTTACCTTTTTGGTGCTTTATTCTTGTCTTAACATTCAAaacgaaagaaagaaagaaagaaagaaagaaagaaagaaagaagtgtaTGGTTGTTTCATACTCTAGCTTTCATTCTTAGTTAGAAGACCACGAGTGCAGTGCGGTTCTTGCTGTTGCAGGGTAATCTTGATGTCTGTGATAAGCTTTCGGTGCCCCTATGATATGTTGAGATTACATGATCGGCAGGTCATTCCACATTGTTGGTAGTAGTAGTACATTATACTTGGTTGATAGGTTCCTGGCTTCCTGCTGTGATCATATATGTATAACCTGAAAACGTATGATAGTTTCCTGCTCAGTTTAATTTACAGTTGATTCTTCAGGTAGAAGTTCTGTACTTGCAGTTGCAGGGTAATCATGCTGTTTGTGATAAGCTTTGGGTGTCCCTATTATTTGCCCTTGATTACATCATTGGCAGGCTATTCCATCTGAAGAGCATCATTGGTACCAGGACTACATGATACTTTTTCTTGACAGAGACTACATGATGCTAGGTTGCTTTCAGTCTATTCACATAGA contains:
- the LOC124662405 gene encoding LOW QUALITY PROTEIN: pentatricopeptide repeat-containing protein At4g19220, mitochondrial-like (The sequence of the model RefSeq protein was modified relative to this genomic sequence to represent the inferred CDS: deleted 1 base in 1 codon; substituted 1 base at 1 genomic stop codon) — protein: MDAHHLLDETPGRTRASFIVRALRDEPPHDAEALHCSSIKSGAVLDPPVRTSLLTAYARSRRGAAADVRAALALFHEAADPDMILWNAAVSTLARSCHLADAVALFRQMAAVLGTFDSTTVAVMLSGASRAGDLELGTAIHAAAVKRGLADTELNLCNALVDMYAKCGRFRASETVFWSMLCWDTASWNSVIGGSAFNGLFEVSARYFRDMARSAVPVDEVTLSSVLSASARADDLFSFGKSVHGCVVKSGYEYTASCSVPNSLITFYSQLGFPEDAETVFLKIPNRNLVSWNAMVKGLVENEKVREALGIFREMTSEFQPDLAALVTVISGCADQGLLCEGKEIHGYVVRKGLLNDDEESCIGNSLLGLYMKCDDLATANLLFRAMPTRDLISWNTIISGHSRDDTLRVEAQAMFKELLSEGLSCTLTTILAVLPSCSRPEDLGFGKAVHSLVLKNGFASGVSVVNALMHMYICCGNSLAAFVLLGSIMAVSDIISWNTVIVGCVHNALHGEALEAFRFMHSTLRVNPDSVTLVSVLSACGTLKLQSLGKSIHCMSLKLLACSLRVKNALLTMYFRFADTESAELIFYSLGDEKFVLLKLYDLWFCTEXQGWRALQFYQKMEDFAPNEMSTVGIICACTQLGDLRHGKSIHGRVVKSDLQNNVFVSASLVDMYSKCGRLSSAVKVFESSAEKSIACWNSMISALGFHGHGLRPIELFCKMIQSGIKATRSTFIALLSACSHSGLTDEGWKYYHLMSEKFGITPTAEHHVFMVDMLGRAGRLQDAHKFVESLPSNEAHGVWGALLSACSYTPELKMGESIAKHLLCLEPENSGYYVTISNLYAYQDIPCGAVQVRGILQDKGLMKPRGPSIVG